AGTAATAGTAGGAAAAGTCTCTCTCCATCAGGATTGAAAATGCCAGCAGGGAAGAAATGTGATGGGCAATTTAGAGAGCAGATCAGTTTAGGAAAAAAAGTGGAatctaataataaagaaaatgtaccTGAGTGTACAAAACCTTGTGATGTTGGTGGCACAATCTGGAATAAGGCACGCAGTAAAGACAGACTTCCCACTTCCACAGGACTCATCAGCTGTATGGCTTCTCAGAACCCAGCAAGTGAAAGTTTGAAAGGGTCAGAATCTTCTCTTGATGATTCTCTTCAGAAAAAGTTAGAGAATTGGGaacgagaaaaggaaaaggaaaatttggaattagatgaatttttgtttttagaacaAGCTGCTGATGAAATATCATTCTCCAGTAACTCCTCATTTGTACTGAAGATCTTAGAGAGGGACCAGCAGAACTGCAGAGGTCGCCGGCTGTCTTCTACCCCTGTCAAAAGTGTGCGGGAAGAGAAGACAGCAACACTGGGTTCTGTTAGTCAGCATAACCAAAACGAGGATCCGGGCCGTGCCCAGTGTGGAAGCAAGGCTGAGTGCGAGGTTGCTGCCAGACAACGTGATTCAGTGTTCTCACCCGGAGCATCGTGGGCGCCGTCCtgtgaagtcaggaggagagTGTACCAAACGAACCCTCCTGAGAGGCAAGCCAGGTGGAGTGCAGGCGATGGTGAAGGTGTTACAGACAGTGATCACAGCACCGATTTGGAGGAACAGCTTGACGTCACTATAAAGCCATCATCTGCGGGTAAGGAAAGGAGTTCCAGCAGCAGAGAAGATAGTCCGCAAGTCTGTGATGATAAGGGACCTTTTCGGGACACCGCGActcaagaggaagagaaaaggagagatgttGATTTAGATTTGTCTGATAAGGATTATAGCAGTGATGATTCTCTCATAATAGAAAGcttgaaaaataaactttctgaTTCCTCCAGAAGACACTCATCTATAAGTGTGAATAAAATTGACTTTGATGATGAAAGAACTTGGACTGACCTTGAAGATAATTCATTTAAACATGATGGTGTTCTTGGGAATGAAGCCATTTATGGGACTCCCCAGACAACCTGCCCTAACAAGAGTGAAATGTGTGTACTGGACAAAACGATAAAAAGGAAGGTCGTGCCAGTCAAGAAGGGAGAAGACTTGGGCAAATCCAGTAGGGGCCCAAGCCCTCCTCCTACCTCAGATCTGATGATGgaattctttccttctctgaaatcGAAGTCAAAGTCACACTCACGCTCGGGAAATGATCCCAAGTTAGACACAAGTCAAGACCACCCACCTGGTATGTTAGAGTATTGTAATGAAATGTTGttaagtttaaatttattttatcagtaTGTTGTCAGAATGTTTCTTAAAATCTTAATCTTTCTAGATGCTTAGTAGGTACCTAGTAGGTGTTTGTTAaggtttgatttcttttgtgagCTTAAATAATGTAatagtcacacacacacgtgcacacgcacATACTAGTATAAGAGATTTGGAAGAATTGTGATTGcagattttttcaaattttaacctgtgtcttcttgccaAGGCTTTAAAATTAATTACTGTAAGGTGAGATAATGTTTAAGTTTCTTTAATAACCAAGggctattgggcttccctcatagctcagtcggtaaagaatctgcttgcaatgcaggagaccggggtttgattcctggatcaggaagatcccctggagaatgaagtggcaatccactccagtattcttacctggaaaatcccatggacagagaaacctggcaggctgcagtccatggggttgttaagagtcggacacgacttagcgactaaaccaccaccaacaaccaaGGAATACCCAACTTGTGGTTGGTGCTACTGTGTTACCTCCACTTGTGCACAccattttaaatccatttttttaaTGGTCTCATGCATTAATTTGCTAAATatgatgaagaagaaatagagtaaaatccGAGTTTCCTCTCTTCCCCAGCCCCAGACCTGGGCTCCGAGAGACACCAGCTTTCCCATTTCATTTGTGTATTCTACGAAGATTCCATGCATATGAAAGTGTATGTGTGAATGTTTATATAATTTGCCTTTCCACACAAATGTAAACACACTTTGTATATACTGCTCTGCTCCTTGCTTGTAATACATTTTGAAGCTTGTACTAATACACATCTGTCTGATTCCATTTCATGGCTGTAAAGTATTTAGTTGATGGGATAGACTTTCTAAACTTATATTGAAAACAGTTTTCCGttcttttatgtaaattataaacTCGAATGTCTAGCAAAGCATGGGTGCTTTAAAAtataagctattttttaaaaatagtattttttgcAGAAAGGTTGGAAGTTTAAAGTATAGAAGCAAAAGTGTTTAAACTATCCTAAGGTAACTGAtgtatttctttacatttgtttttcctatgtatttttaatatggtAGAGACATATAATTGGCTTATCCTTTTTGACCAGATGTATGCAGTGCTTTGGCCATATCATTAAAACTGTTTGTGTACTTTAAAAATGGTTGCAGAGATATTAATGTAGCATAATTTTATTTAGTAGTTTCACGTTGAACATTTCAGTTGTTTTTCACTATTAGAAATAACACTGCAATGCACATTTTTGTGTAGAATGACTTGTATGATTTTATAAGTTCATTCTTTAACTAGATTTTTAGAAGTGGGTCAGAGGGGAGATACATATATTTTAGTCTTGTCATATAAATCAAGGTTATTTTCCAAATGGGTGGTTGAAGGACAAAAGTATAGGCTATTCTGTTAAGTAGCATATTTGATGTGGAAAAGgtcttaatttgtatttcttttattggTGGGGGATAAactttgattttggtgttgattaGTGCTTTAGATCTCTTGTGAATGCTTATTCATGTTCTTAAGCTGTTATGTATATTTgttcaaaaatttatttgaatgacttttaaaatatgtaatgttAATTTGTCATCAGATTGTTTTTTGAGGCAGAATGATTTGATTCTTCAAGTTTAGATTGCCCCATCTGCAAAGTTAGGCCATTGtaaatttttctgtcttttagaaGTATTGTTCCTAATGCTTTTCAATAATACAGGTATTGAGAATATTTTTGGCTCTTAGTGTAATAGCTAGCTAGTGTTCTGCTGCTGAAAGCATTTTGTGAAGTTCAGTATTTGTGGCTTATCTTCTAGGTGGCAATGCTCGATCTCAAGTTTTGAGAGAGAAAATTATTGAAttggaaacagaaatagaaaaatttaaagctGAGAACGCATCTTTAGCTAAACTTCGCACTGAACGAGAAAGTGCCTTGGAAAAACTCAGGTAAGTGGGGGGAAATGTACAGTGATCCAGTTATATCTTTAAGATTGTATCTCAACTATTTGAAACAATTCCTGTTAATCTAGCAAGAGAAGGAAGTGAAATACATACCAcaaaagaatttaataaatttagATAAAATGACCTATTGTGGTCAAAGGTGTGTTAAAAGGGGAATTCTCTTAGTGATGAGGTCATAAACTGAAGTTTTGTCTGACAAGCAGTTTGGAGCTGTGAATTCAAGCACCACCTTGGCCAGTGTATTATGTTCTAGGGCTGCTGTGACATAATGcacacaaactgggtggcttaaaacaacacaattttattttctcacatttctggagactGAAAGCCTGAAGTCGGGCATCAGCAGAGCTGTGCTCTCTCGTCTCTTCTCTTGGTTTCTAGTGATCCTTGGCCTTCCTTGGGTTGCAGCTGAACATGGGGTTGTTTCTGCCTCTGGGTTATTGAGAATAGTGCTGAGGAGCCACCACGCTGTTCCACAGGGGCCGCGCCAGTCATGTCGTGCATATTTTACCAGTTTGTGTCATGTTCACCATGCTCGTCCACAGCGGCTGCGCCAGTTACGTCGTGTTCATCTGCACAAGCCAGCTCTGCATCCTGGGGATCAGTCATGGTGTGTTAATGCCTTTACTGtgctgttgaatttggtttgctagtttttttttttgaagagttttacaCCCTTATTCATCAGGGACATtagcctatagttttcttttcttgtgtttttgccTTTGGTATGAGAGTGAAAACTAgcttcacagaatgagtttggaagtgtcccttctttttaaagattggTATTAATCCTTCTTTGAGTGTTTGGTGGGACtcacctgtgaagccacctgTCCTGGGCTTTCCTTTTGTGGGAAGTTTTTGATGACTGATTCAGTCCTCTTATTTGTTATTGGTCTGTTCaggctttctctttcttctgggtCCAGTTttggtaggttgtatgtttctaggaatttgtcaatttcttctGAGTTATCCAGTGTTTTGGAATATAATTGTTCATGTGTggtcctttttatttctgaggtATCTGTTAAGgcctgtatttctctttttttcttagtctgaCTAGGGGTTTGTCTCCCCTAATGCGTGTGTCATTCTTTTAGTCACATCACATAAGTCCTGTAGGCTTTCTTcactccttttcattcttttcccttttttcccctctgactgGGTATCTTCAAGTCACCAGCCTGTGTGGtcgcagattttttttcttttgcttgagtCTGCTTTTGAAGTTCTCTGTTGCATTTGTCgcttcatttcttttattcttcagctctataatttctttcttttttaataatttctgtttgttcttgttttgttttatatgttgTTTCCCAGATTTCATTGTTTATCTGTGCTCCCTTGTAGCTTACTGAGCTTCATAAAACAATTACTTTGTGTTCTTTGTCAGGTGGTTTGTAGATCTCCATTTCTTTGGGCTGGTTACTGAAGCTTTATTAACAGTTTCCTTCGGTGGTCTCATGTTTACCTGATTCTTACTGATCTGTGTAAACTTGTGTGGATGTCCTTGTATTTGAAGGAACAAACACCTGCTTCCTGTCTCTAGAGGCTGTTTCTGGCAGGTAAAGACCTTGTCCTTCTGGACTCCTGGACTGATGGGTGCCTCCAGGATCACGGTGGGATTGTAGCTGGCTCACTGTGCTGGATCCACAGTGAAGGGGTTCACCATTTGATAGGCTTGTCGCCAGGGTTGCAGTCAGCTGTGGTTCCTGCCAGATCCCCAGTGGACAGAACTgcttcatggactgcagtcagGCAAGACTGAAGCTACGTCATGGGCTGCCTTCTGGACCACTGCTGGGTCTGTAACGGGAGGTGTGTTTCCAGAGGTCAGCACAGGTGTGGCTCCTGCCAGGTTCCTGAGCATCTTCCCACTGGGCTCCTGGTCCGACAGGACTGCCTCTGTACCCAGAGCAGGGCTGGAGCTGGGTCACCGGTTTGTGTCGGGATCTGTAGGCAGGACCATGGTCTGTGGGTCTACTTCCAGGGGCATGGGTGGGCATGgctcttcctgcctcctttggCAGTGGGGCTGTGTGTAGTGCAGTCAGGTTGCCATTTGGTAGGTCTGCATGGACCTGCATTCTCAAAGTGCTGTCCTTGATCTCAGGCTTCACCAGGGTTTCTCAGTTACCTCCCAGGGTCCTTGAGTTCCCACTTTTGTCTGTAGATGGTGATCAGATTGTTGTTTGTGAGGGAGCATGTGAGTCGGGACCCCTTATTCCACAGTCCTGCTGTTGTCGCGCCATGTGCTCTCAGCACAGCATCCAAAGACCCTGGGTTATGACAGCCCCAGACCAGTGTGCTGCTGTGCTCAACACCAGAGTCCTCACCGTGGTCCCAGAGACCATGACCTTTAGTGGTCCTCCCAGCCCCACCATGTTTTTGACGTTTTCTCCTACTGTTCTGTCTCtttagccacactggcctcctggcTGGTCTTTGAACACGAGTCATGTTCGTACCCTGGGGCTTTTGCACACGGAGTTTCCTCTTCCTGGAATACTCTGTCCAGATATCTTCATGACCGATCTCTTCCGGTCCCTCAGATTTCACTTCACATACTATCTCAGCAAGGTGATTCCATCCGTAATTTCAGTCCCCTGACCTCCATATTTTCTAACCTCATTCCTTGCTTTATTCTTAACATTTCTAGCGTtccatatattttacttttttatctttattgtcctctgttgctcccactagaatgtaagaAGCTTTGTAGGActaaggattttatttttctcactgtgGTTTCTCCAATTCCTAGCATAGTGCCTGAGTCATAGGTGGTTCCCAGAAAATGCTTGCTGAGAGGGGCTTTACTGAGTTGATTGTTGTTTCACTACTGTTGATTGAAGGTGGAGTCACCGAAACCAGCAGCTTCTCCATTCCAGGCTGTCACTGGGGCTTCATTTTGTGCCACGTGTGGATCACTATATCGAGGTGGTCTCCTTAGATGATAATGTGGTTTGGTCATTTTAGGAAAGAAATTGCTGACTTTGAAcaacagaaagcaaaagaattGGCTCGAATAGAGgagtttaaaaaggaagaaatgaggaagTTACAAAAGGAACGCAAAGTTTTTGAAAAGTATTCTACAGTTGCAAGAACTTTCCCAGATAAAAAGGAACGTGAAGAAATTCAAGTATGTCAGTTATTTATATCATATTCATAAGTTATTAAAGGTGGCAGTCTTGtaagaattttagaattatttgtgtCAAAGAGAAATTGGGTATCAATGTATTAATCATCCATTGGCTCAGCAGATAATCGAAGATACCAGGAATACCTTCTGTAGTCAcggcttttcattttaatttttattaaattttttactcTTTGGCTATGccatggggatcttagttccccaaccagggatcgaaccctcaccccctccatcttaaccactggacctcgaGAGAAGTCCTGTACTCTTGTCTTGTGAAGAGTAAAATATGTCAGTTCTTTTCTTACTAAAGACTTTCCCAGAAAAGACTACGATAATGACATGGATAAATTCAAAATGTTGATTTTGAATTCCTTTTAACTTTACTGAGGAATAATTGAAATATATAGCTATGTGTTTAAAAGTATACTGTGTGATGATTTGATGCACATATACATTGTGAGATGATTACCAAGGTCAAGTTATGTCTGAGTGAGTGGATGTGGAGAATGCCGAAGATCTGCTCTGAGCAGCTGTCTGGTGCACAGTGCAACTTTGTTAACCAGTCACTGAGCTGTACCGAAGCCCCTCAGAACTTACACTCTTCTTGCAGCTCAAAGTTCATGTCCTTTGACCTCCCTTGCTCCATttcccctccctccagctcccGGAAACCAGCATTCTGCTCTTGGAAGTCAGCTTTTCCCCACTAAAATTCTAtgtgtaagtgataccatatagtatttgtctgctgctgctaagtcgcgtcagtcgtgtccaactctgtgcgaccccatagacagcagcccaccaggctctgccatccctgggactctccaggcaagaacactggagtgggttgccatttccttctccaatgcatggaagtgaaaagtgaaagtgaagtcactcatttgtatctgactcctagcaaccccatggactgcagcccaccaggctcctctgtccatgggattttccaggcaagaggactggagtgggtcgccagtgccttctccgatagtatttgtctatttttggtttatttggcTTTGAATTCTTAAATTATTTAGGTTTATGAGTTACCATTTTAGAATAGTTTATTTTTGCACATGATAACTGGTTACCAGTTAGAAATTGCTCACTTCTTGGTTGCACCCCACTGTTTTATAAATAGGAAGTTCAGGGAGGTAATGACCTTGCTTCATGTGTTTTCATGGCACAGAACTGGGATACGAGCCTTGACCTCACTTGGGCCCTGGAGTCTGTCTCTCTGACGTCGAACCCTGGGAAGGGCCTTGACCTCACCTGGGTCCAGCCTCCATCTCTCTCTGAAGTCACACCCGGGAGGGGCCCCTGAGCCCTGTTCCTTCCCCTGTTGCCTTTGCTGCTCTGTTGACTGCTGTGAGGCTGTGATAGGGGTGGGTGTTCAGGCCCACACGTGTTCACGAAGTGGTGGGCCGCCTCAGTCGGAGTGAGCTTGTGGGTGGTGGCGATGCTTTCTTGATTTGACTTCCCTCCGTTCTCAGTCACTCCCCGTAATTTGTACCCACATGGGTGCAGGTGGCTGATTTCTGTTTGTACAATTGCAAGTAGCTTCCTCAGACATTTCCAGGAGTTTCTTCACTTAGTCATTCAGTGCATCTGAAACAAGTCATTTTCTCAGAACCAGTTCTTCTCAGGAATTTCAGATACACCCAGTTTCAGTCTCAGGAATTTCAGATAGACCCAGTTTCAGGGCTGGGAGTTCTGACTTCATTTATTCCCTTTGTCACTGCTCTTCCTTCAGTTAGTCATGGATTCCTCTTCACCAGATAACCCCACTTGTCTCTTTCTATTTCAGTTAATATCTTAGTTTAGATCTCAATTACCTCATGGCTTCTTTGTGATGTCTGacatcccctgcccccaccccctctcccctgcccccacccccccccctcccctgccccctgcctcctgGAATCTTATTGATGGTATGAGGTGGGACTCCAGCTCGAACCCCGTTCCTTTTCCTGAGGAACCCGATGTTTCTGAAATGTGATTCGCTAAGTCTTCCCTTTTCTGCTCTTTGTGCTGGGCTAGTGATCCTGGTTTGTTGATGTGTTGTCTCTCCTGTTGCATTGTTTTAATTCTAGTAatggtgttttgtgtttttttttttttttggaaaggttTTGAAGCGGCAGGTATCTGATTTACAGGAAGatctgaaaagaaaggaagcaaagtGGTCCAGTACACATGGCCGTCTTAGAAGCCAGATAGAAATGTTGGTCAGAGAGAACACAGACCTCCGGGAGGAAATAAAAGTGATGGAAAGGTTCCGACTGGATGCCTGGAAGAAAGCAGAAGCCACAGAAAGCAGCGCCAGGATGGGTCAGTGTGTGACCGCCTCAAAGAAAGATGGGTTCTTGGTAGGTTTTGTCACCTTGTCTCTGTTGtcgtttagtctctcagtcgtgtccgactctgtgcgaccccatggaccgtagcccaccaggctcctctgtccgtgggattctccaggcgagaatactggagtgggtggccatttcctccttcaggggatcttcctgacccagcgattgaactgCGTCTCCcgtgttacaggcagattctttcccactgagccaccagggaagcctctgtcaCCCTGGGGAGATGCTGACTATTTGGGGAGTTGGATTCATAGAAAGATACAGAGGGTGGGAGccagggccaggggaggggaggaggaggagctgctgTTTCCTGGGTACAGACTCAGTTTTGCGAGGTAAGAGCTCGAGATGGTGAGACTGCACAGCAGTGTGAGCATACTTAAATAATGAACTGCCTTGAGAAGGTTGAGATGGTAGTTCTATGTGTATTTCACCACAGTTAAATTCTTCTTTTGTGCATTGTAAAGATTTCAAACTCATTTTTATGATTCTTTAAAATCACTGTATCATGAAGGAAGTCCCActtctaatctttttttaaaaaaactttttgtttatttatttatggctgtggtgggtctctgttgctgtgcacgggctttctccagttgccgCGAGTGGGGGCTCCTTGAGTTGTGTGGGCtgactgcagcggcttctcttgtggtgcatgggctcagggCGTGCAGGCCCAGCAGCTGCAGCCtgagggctcagtggttgtggctcagtgggctcagttgctctgtggtgtgtgaagtcttcccagaccagaggtcAGACCTGTTTTCCCTtgcattggcacatggattcttaaccactgggccatcagggaagtccctcattttgATAATTCTTGTAGAGGAATTATAACACAATAGGCAGGTAATCTCAGTTAAAACAGGGTAAGTAAATTTTATGCAGAGATCCTCTTTTTTTTGTGCATATGATCCTTTTGAAACAACTGTTTTTTTACTCATCTATATTCACGGCTGTGATGTGCAGACACTGAGGCACTGGGGAtcaagcagtgaacaaaacagacttcTTGTCCTCTTGGAACTTGTATTCCAGTTGTGGGAGAAAGATGAGTGTTGGACATGGTGTGTGAGGTTGTGATGAGGACTAAGGAGAAAAAGCAAGGAGGTGGGATACCTGTTAGGGGAGGGTGTTGCAGTTTTCTGTCCAGCATCTGGGGAAAGCTCTCCTGAGAAAGCAAGGTTTGAACAACAGCCAGGAGAGGGCGCAGTGAGCCAGGATAAGTCGGTTTGGGAGTCCCGAGGCTAGAGGAGCCCTGTGgctggtgtggctggagcagagtccATTCTGGAGAGCAGAGCAGGGTGTGAAATTAGAGATGGGCTGGGAGTGGCCGGTGCAGCTTTCCTTAGGCCTTAATCACTTCCCAGAGTGCTGCCTTTTCTTCTGAGTGAGATCTTGAACTCTCAGAAGGATGCATGGGAGGGGCGGCCCCCCTGCTGCAGACGTGAGAGTGGACTGAGGTGGGCTGCGGGCACCATGAGGAGCATTGGGGGACTGTGGTCTTAGACTGGTGGCTGAGACTGTGGAGCGGTTGGGGAGGGTGGAGATGTGGGTGGGATTTAGTGATAAACTGGGTGTGGGGTATGACAGCAGGAAAGTGGGCTTCCAAGTTGAGGgtcatttttttttgggggggggccaTTTATCATGAGTCCCCTCAAAAGAGAGTACATGTTTCTGGGAGCGTGGATGTTAGGAGCTCAGGTTAGGTCAGGTGAGTTTGAATTGTCTGCTGGACATCAGGTGGACACGGGGTGGAGTTGGGTGTGTATCCAGAGAAGGTCAGGTCTGGGCTAGAAGTTTGGGGCCCTCAGAATGTGTGGGAGAGACCACTAGGGCTGAAGGTATGGATGGTGAGGAGAAAGAACCAGAGCTGAAGTGGGGAGGTTAGTGTGGTGTCCTGAGGGCCAAGTACAGCAGGCAGAGAGGCCCGAGCCTCAGAGGCTGCTGCTGAGTAAGGTGAGGGCTGAAAGTAGATTCTTGGATTTGCCAGAGGAAAGCCTGACTGGGTGAGAGAGTGAGAAGCTTCAG
The sequence above is drawn from the Bos javanicus breed banteng chromosome 12, ARS-OSU_banteng_1.0, whole genome shotgun sequence genome and encodes:
- the CENPJ gene encoding centromere protein J isoform X4 — its product is MFLMPTSSELNSGQDFLTQWMANPSRAGVILNRGFPILEAEEEKPANVNFSTSFPIKATKFSNSFSFIREEDSLHEEQKLEPNSPYKLQSDKPEPQRVFPLTKEGPQLVARQDAPGQWKDSKNEFIADLLSELKEVPYKDPLVKKLEQLKEEQQKKQEQLKRRQLEQLQRLMGEQEELLALVSGQQTLPGLTPLPDDQSQKKYRPPGNSTTVEKTTPFLPSYIYQNQSQEKKHPSNILSSEQNDFCRTTHQDFVLTSRSGASPSVFYEAQCQEALVKKNDLKEENDNYSKGEGILPCLEKMTEQIQEGNDTNLKKIGDSSEVVNIEERPIKAAIRERKQTFEDYLEEQIRLEELERQQKQLKEAEGSLLIKAKPKQPFLKRGEGLARFTNAKSKFRKGRESNLVTTQSISEDQPVFKSEKQQFQRKTALINKEICTENLPVKKSSKVRAKCRSLTLSQKPKVLKSNSRKSLSPSGLKMPAGKKCDGQFREQISLGKKVESNNKENVPECTKPCDVGGTIWNKARSKDRLPTSTGLISCMASQNPASESLKGSESSLDDSLQKKLENWEREKEKENLELDEFLFLEQAADEISFSSNSSFVLKILERDQQNCRGRRLSSTPVKSVREEKTATLGSVSQHNQNEDPGRAQCGSKAECEVAARQRDSVFSPGASWAPSCEVRRRVYQTNPPERQARWSAGDGEGVTDSDHSTDLEEQLDVTIKPSSAGKERSSSSREDSPQVCDDKGPFRDTATQEEEKRRDVDLDLSDKDYSSDDSLIIESLKNKLSDSSRRHSSISVNKIDFDDERTWTDLEDNSFKHDGVLGNEAIYGTPQTTCPNKSEMCVLDKTIKRKVVPVKKGEDLGKSSRGPSPPPTSDLMMEFFPSLKSKSKSHSRSGNDPKLDTSQDHPPGGNARSQVLREKIIELETEIEKFKAENASLAKLRTERESALEKLRKEIADFEQQKAKELARIEEFKKEEMRKLQKERKVFEKYSTVARTFPDKKEREEIQVLKRQVSDLQEDLKRKEAKWSSTHGRLRSQIEMLVRENTDLREEIKVMERFRLDAWKKAEATESSARMGQCVTASKKDGFLVIHLKDPSLSLVI
- the CENPJ gene encoding centromere protein J isoform X3 gives rise to the protein MFLMPTSSELNSGQDFLTQWMANPSRAGVILNRGFPILEAEEEKPANVNFSTSFPIKATKFSNSFSFIREEDSLHEEQKLEPNSPYKLQSDKPEPQRVFPLTKEGPQLVARQDAPGQWKDSKNEFIADLLSELKEVPYKDPLVKKLEQLKEEQQKKQEQLKRRQLEQLQRLMGEQEELLALVSGQQTLPGLTPLPDDQSQKKYRPPGNSTTVEKTTPFLPSYIYQNQSQEKKHPSNILSSEQNDFCRTTHQDFVLTSRSGASPSVFYEAQCQEALVKKNDLKEENDNYSKGEGILPCLEKMTEQIQEGNDTNLKKIGDSSEVVNIEERPIKAAIRERKQTFEDYLEEQIRLEELERQQKQLKEAEGSLLIKAKPKQPFLKRGEGLARFTNAKSKFRKGRESNLVTTQSISEDQPVFKSEKQQFQRKTALINKEICTENLPVKKSSKVRAKCRSLTLSQKPKVLKSNSRKSLSPSGLKMPAGKKCDGQFREQISLGKKVESNNKENVPECTKPCDVGGTIWNKARSKDRLPTSTGLISCMASQNPASESLKGSESSLDDSLQKKLENWEREKEKENLELDEFLFLEQAADEISFSSNSSFVLKILERDQQNCRGRRLSSTPVKSVREEKTATLGSVSQHNQNEDPGRAQCGSKAECEVAARQRDSVFSPGASWAPSCEVRRRVYQTNPPERQARWSAGDGEGVTDSDHSTDLEEQLDVTIKPSSAGKERSSSSREDSPQVCDDKGPFRDTATQEEEKRRDVDLDLSDKDYSSDDSLIIESLKNKLSDSSRRHSSISVNKIDFDDERTWTDLEDNSFKHDGVLGNEAIYGTPQTTCPNKSEMCVLDKTIKRKVVPVKKGEDLGKSSRGPSPPPTSDLMMEFFPSLKSKSKSHSRSGNDPKLDTSQDHPPGGNARSQVLREKIIELETEIEKFKAENASLAKLRTERESALEKLRKEIADFEQQKAKELARIEEFKKEEMRKLQKERKVFEKYSTVARTFPDKKEREEIQVLKRQVSDLQEDLKRKEAKWSSTHGRLRSQIEMLVRENTDLREEIKVMERFRLDAWKKAEATESSARMGQCVTASKKDGFLNSSVRFQKSQISSGTQVEKYKKNYLPTQDREGL